From one Populus alba chromosome 17, ASM523922v2, whole genome shotgun sequence genomic stretch:
- the LOC140954778 gene encoding uncharacterized protein yields the protein MGGTPRKVSIDTSTSRSGASPGSSSGNTSRNSFTTGISFSRGPSSSEFKMYVRFRKNRKDFFVGRVEKDVASPRLSGEELHHVVSEYGDIVFGLQSGKQKFPGFGLTHNWVKRSIFWELPYWKTNLLRHNLDVMHIEKNVFENIFNTVMDVKGKTKDNMKARLDIALYCNRKNMELVYDESRVAKPRASFVLEKNAQLLVYKWLKSLRFPDGHASNISRLVNIEDCRLYGMKSHDCHVFMQTLIPLAFRDLLPKGIWDALTEIGHFFRDICSSKMNVEHIEMLQTNIIETLCKLEMIFPPSFFDSMEHLPIHLPFEAKAGGPVQYRWMYPFERYLFNLKKKVKNKAHVEASISEAYIVEEISTFISYYFEPHLRTRINRVPRHDDGGEVPSSGNLSIFSNTGRPTPKNAVRGRYLSEIEFKQAHNYVLFNCDELRPFIQ from the exons ATGGGTGGGACTCCAAGAAAAGTTTCTATAGACACCTCAACCTCTCGCTCCGGGGCTAGTCCTGGTAGTTCTTCGGGAAACACATCTAGGAATTCCTTCACCACAGGAATATCCTTCAGTCGTGGACCTTCATCatcagagtttaagatgtatgtGAG gttcagaaaaaacagaaaagatttctttgttggtagagttgaaaaagatgttgcatccccgcgtctttctggtgaagaattgcatcatgttgtatcagagtacggtgacattgtgtttggccttcaatcaggtaagcaaaagtttcctggttttggtttgacccataattgggtaaagcgaagtatcttttgggagcttccgtattggaagactaatcttctccgccataaccttgacgtcatgcacatcgaaaagaacgtgtttgagaatattttcaacaccgtcatggatgtgaaggggaagacaaaggacaacatgaaggctagattggatatagctttatactgtaaccgtaaaaatatggagttggtttatgacgagtcacgggttgcaaaaccaagggcaagcttcgtgttagagaaaaacgcacaactgctagtctataaatggcttaagagtctgcgtttcccggatggacatgcatcgaacatatcaaggcttgttaacatagaggactgcagattgtatggaatgaagagccatgactgccacgtgtttatgcaaacactcatcccattagcttttcgtgatttgttgccaaagggaatatgggatgcactaacggagatcggtcatttcttcagagatatatgctccagcaagatgaatgttgagcacattgagatgcttcaaacgaatatcatcgagacactatgcaaacttgagatgatattccctccttcattttttgactcaatggagcatctccctatacatctaccgttcgaggcaaaagctggaggaccggtccagtatagatggatgtacccattcgaacg gtacttgtttaatctaaaaaaaaaggttaagaacaaggcgcatgttgaggcttcgatatctgaggcctatattgttgaagagatatcaacatttatctcgtactatttcgaacctcatctgagaacaagaatcaatcgcgttccacggcatgacgatggcggtgaagtgccttccagtgggaacttgtcaatattctccaatactggacgacccacacctaaaaatgccgtaagaggaagatatttgtcggaaatagaattcaaacaagcacacaactatgttctatttaactgtgatgagctgagaccatttattcagtaa